The nucleotide window CCAAAACACCAACCACAACCATTGTTTCCAAGAGGCACTACCTTTAACGTAGCGATGCAGTACCCATCCTAAAATAGGTGCAACAGCAACGACAAAAAATAAGGAGTGTGTAATCCCACGATGAATAGCTAAGGCCTGAACTTCCGATACGAAAGGAGAGGCCAGCACATCTAAATCTGGCATAACACCCAAGGCCGCTCCCCAGAAAGCTGCTTTATTTCCAATCTTCGTTCCCAAAACAGCCTCTCCGACTGCGGCGCCCAATGTGAGTTGTGTAACGGTATCCATCTATAGAAATATAATTTAAAATCTGTCGATAAAGTATGCACAGGTATTAGACGATAACAAGCTTGAATATCGTAGTTATTTGTTAATCCTTTTCAACATATAAAACAGCTACGATCCGCAAATGCTCATCATTTTCCTAACTGCTTAAACGTTCAGATTTCCTTCAAAATCATGTAGTAAATTAGTCCGTAATAAAGTATAACATCCTATTACATTTTATAATGAACATTTCGGTTAATTTTTTGATTGTATCATTATGATCCGTAAACAAGAATTTCAGTTCTCATTTATGAAGCTCCCCCTATTAAAAAAGTTATTCTATTTATCATCAATACTATTTTTATCAGTCATAATCATTTCATGCTCGAGTGATTCCGAATCATCAGAGGGTCCTGCAATGGGTAATCCATCTGCCTCTGTTCCATCAGTTGAAGCAGTAAAATCTCGTCTCGGCACGTTGCCTCTTTCTGAACGGCTGAGCGGAACCGTCTATGCCAAAAACCAAGTCGCCTTGTATCCCGAAATTTCAGGAAAAATTGCGACTGTTCATGTTCAGAATGGGCAATATGTTGAGGAAGGGGATCCGATAGTCTCACTTGCCGATAATCAATACCGTGAACAAGTTCAACAGGCAAGGGCAAATATGCGGATTAACGAGGCCCGCCTCAAACAAGCCAAAGCCCGTTACAGCGAACTGGAGGCACAATATAAACGAACCAAACAATTAAGCGACCGAGAACTATCAAGTGAACTGGAACTTGAAACTATTCAAGCTCAAATGAGTTCGGCTGAAGCGGATGTGGAACTGGCTGAAGCCCAACTCGATCAGGCACAGTCAAGCTTAGAGGAACAACAAGATTTACTTTCGAAAACAGTCATCAAAGCTCCCATTTCGGGAACGGTTGGTCAACGCAATGCAGAAACCGGGATGCAAGTTAATAGCAGCACCCAACTATTTACTATTGGTGACCTCAGCAACCTGCGGGTAGAAGTTGTGCTTACCGATCAGATGCTCGACAATATCGAAGTTGGACAAACCGCCCATGTTTATACTGGGTCAAATGCCAACAACAGCGATTACATAAAAGCCGAACTAT belongs to Fodinibius sp. Rm-B-1B1-1 and includes:
- a CDS encoding efflux RND transporter periplasmic adaptor subunit is translated as MGNPSASVPSVEAVKSRLGTLPLSERLSGTVYAKNQVALYPEISGKIATVHVQNGQYVEEGDPIVSLADNQYREQVQQARANMRINEARLKQAKARYSELEAQYKRTKQLSDRELSSELELETIQAQMSSAEADVELAEAQLDQAQSSLEEQQDLLSKTVIKAPISGTVGQRNAETGMQVNSSTQLFTIGDLSNLRVEVVLTDQMLDNIEVGQTAHVYTGSNANNSDYIKAELSRISPFLNNVTRSTEGEIDISNGNNKLRPGMFVPVDILYGESQQATIVPTSAVYNDPTTGEDGVFVATSLGSEIQPPEQVDPENPPPLTEPTEIQFKPVDVIAEGRMEVGISGVDPGSWIVTVGQNLLAQGSEQARVRTSSWERILALQGLQRQDLLQHVLDREGNLNDSARQ